The Coregonus clupeaformis isolate EN_2021a chromosome 35, ASM2061545v1, whole genome shotgun sequence genome includes the window CGTGTGGATATTGAAGAATTTACAGATTCTACTCGAGTCTATGCACCACAAATGAGCAGATATATGTTTATTTAATAACACGACTGactgtaggctaccaaaataaACATGTTGACCCATTTAACCCATTTGTATTTCAATGACTGCACAAATAAAGTGAAATTCATCTCACGCTTGAAAATAATCATTCATTTGTTGATAGGCCTACAATGTTGATAAACCAATGCCATGATCAGTTAGGTCATTGTTACAAGGTAACCTACAATAAAGGCTTAACATAAAAACTGCACAATCAGAAACCTACACCTCCAATTAACGTCGTCATCATCACcataaccatcatcatcattCTATGATTCTATATCTCAATGGGACTTTCCTACTTAAATCAAGGTTTTTAAAAAAGACCCATAAAACAtaatcatcattcacattaggcCAAACTCACACATAATCTTCATCCTCGTCGACGTCATGGTAAGCGCCTAATGAAGGCTAATTTAGTGCATATACTATTTTATTAAACAGAAATTATCAAACTGTAAAAAGATCCCCTTGGAATTTACCGAATCAATTTAATAAGAATGAACCCCATGAGAGAAAAGGAAAAGTAATTCCCCTGCATGCTGGCAGCAAAGTCAATACCACCGCACTCTACTCTCGATTTTAGAGGCGGGACGGCTTTAGCTTTCATTCAACACTACCAGTCACTCtattaataaaatgtatttttatttgaatGATGTGCAATATTAACACTGAACAGTCATGCTTCAGATTGAACTACCTGATTAAAAGAGTCACAACAGACTAAATGTGTGAACAAAATGATTCTGGTTAACCATACACAGAATCTGAAAAATGTGGTGTGCAATGTCCACAATCTTGAACTTGTAGAAATAGGCTGTTTTCTGTTTTTCATATTCAATTTTGCCTGCTGAATAACTGCTTTCTGTTCTCATGAAATGCCTTGTTCCAATGCAATTCTCTGCATAGACATGTATGATAACTGTTAACTTGCTGGACCCCAAAATAAATCGGATTAATTTCACAATAGCATAATTAAGAATCACCCACTGAAAAGTGGGGCTTATAAAGGGAAGCGAAAGCCTGAACCAAGCAGCCTTCTTCACCACAAAGGAGTGTTTTATACCGTATCGATACTTAGGTTTATTATATAATAAAGGAACTTCAGCAATTGGGTATCATATCGAATCACGATTAAGATAATCGGTTGTTAATCATTTCGAAAGTCTGTTACACTTAAATTATATCCAAGGAAACATGTCTGTATTGAAATGGTGGAGTATCTGCCTGACTCTGTTCTGTCTAGACACAGCAGCATCCAAACCTTGCTGGTGGACGCAGTTTATGAACCAGTCCGCAATTTTTTGCACCAGTCCGCTATTTGGTGTGCACAATTTTATGCTCAATATATCTCATTATTAGGCCTagatttttattgatttattatAGCACATTTTATCTAACCAATGCTTTCACTCTCTGTACCACAATGTTTCATTTAAGGTTACTATCCCAATACAGTTCACTTATTTATATTGATATGACTTTATTTCTGGGTGGACAATTTCCAGTTCTGTGAGCGCATGTTTCCAGAGCATGTTTACAAGAACACACAGGTAGGATACACTTCAGTATCATATAGCAATATTTTGATAGCCTAAACTATAGTATATGATTTCTTGCAATTTCAAAGGGGTAAATTGGAAGTTTAACAATGTAATTTATGAGACACCCTAATGCCTAAAACCTTGTTTTATTTTATCCAGGGCGAGGATGTCTCTGTGGTTGCTTTAGAGGCTTTGGGATATATGGCCCAATTATTTAACAGCCTGACTTCTGTTACCTGCAACAAGGAAACACTGAACCTGTTCAAAAACAGATTACCAGTTAAGTTAAGAAATTAGAGGGATGCGTAAGTATGATCCCTCATGGTGTAGCCTAAGCTATATTTGGGGGGCAGACAATCATTGGCATAGGTCTTTAATTTGTGATTTAATATAAGCGATACATTTTCAGAACCTGTCTTAAGACAGAACTAATTCACTCACCACCATTTTACTTTGTCTCCAGGTCAGATGTGGTGTTGGGGCATCCTCTGGAGTGTTGGTTACTTCAGGCAACGCGTCTATGAAAACATACTTCGACAAGCTGAACACCGTCTTGAAACAGACGGTGGGTCCAATATCAAATGTACTGGAAAAAAGGCTAAATTAATCAGAGGAAAAGTTCTAGATCACCACAAATCGGATGAATTTCGCTGCCACAACTCACATATGAAACTTGGAACTTCCAAGCGCCGTTTTAGTGTCGTCGGATGCGCTGGTGCAGTACCTGCTGTGGTTGAGTTGAGTGAAAAAATGCATGTCTTGTATGCGCTCCAGGAACACAGCGCATGTGCATGGGAGATAGTGGGAGCGGAGGTTCGCTACAAAATTGTGCAGTTTTAAAAATCCCTCCCAAATTCATTCACTTTAACTCATAATTTAGTGAGACTCGCTTTCACTTTTTGTACATCCTTTCAATCGTCACTATTTAAGTTAATCCGCAGATATGGGATCAGAACACAAACCACATTCTAATTGGAGGAAATGTGCAATATACTGGTAACACGTGAGTCAACAATATGCTATCATTTGATCAATGCTTCAGGCTTCAATGAATGAATCATTTTCAGAAATATATTCAACTAACACTGATCATCTGCTACAGGTCGTCTAACTACCCTGAGAATGGCACTTCAGACTATCACTTGGATGAGCGCCTTCCTCTGCCTCGCACAAGTTTGCTCCATGCCCATGCCTTGCCAGCTACAAGGCCAGCTGGTGCGAACAACCCACAACCTACTGAGAGACAtggtacattttttaaattacttTTGACTTGAGGTGTATTATCCAACTATGTTTAACTGAATAGCTCAACGTGAATACTGTGTTTTCGCTTTCTTTCAGGGGGGTCATTTTCCTCTGGAGTGCCTGCAGCACAATGTCTTCCTGGCATTCCCAGCCGCCGCATTTGCAACCGGCGCGCCACAGGTAAGGGAAAGCGCGCATATCCAAGGGTTCTTTACAGCATGAAATAGTTTTTTGCAATCGTTAGGATTAGAAAGTAGAAAATTTTAAACTGCCATTTATGTTATTTGAAATTATTGTTGTTGTCCGTTTCAGTTGAGCAGCAGCGGTGCTAAGGCTATTTATGATACATTGAAGAACATCGACTCATTGTTTGGAGCTGACGACCTGCCCACTAAGTGGGACCAACAGAAGTTGGAGAATTTTCAGAATATTATATACCGCCAGATTGAAGAGAGCAAATGTGTGAGTTGCTATGCCAACACAGATAGCTTAACTGTTTAATTGTGGTATGGTGGcattttaattattattaatCGCCTGCCTCTTTCTTTCTGGCAGATGATGGGCAGTGTGGATACAAGTGATTATCCCATCAGGGCAGAGGGACTGAATGCATACTTTGGGCACATTGCAGCAGTCCTAAAAGAAAAGGTAGGCTATAGGGTAAAAACAAAGACACATTGTTTTGATACATCTCTACATTGGACAATATTACGCTATATTGCCCTAACAGTTTATTTGTATTTTCACAGAATTTCAGTTACTGCGCCTGGGAAGTGGTTCGAAAAGAGCTCCTGTACACCCTACAGTTCATTCTGGAACACAACTCTGATAGCCTTTTGTGGTCCAACAGAACATGAATTTGAACGTGCAGAATtgatttacatactgtacttgaTTTTGATTGCCTACCATTGTACAATTATGTAATGTGTGATGTCaaactgcaatattatacatgtatgtatatatttatttatcaaggttatttatttatgtaggcctatttatAAATGTATTCATTTATCTCTTTGAAAATCGTGCCTATATGTTAATCTTCATCAAATGTTAAATTAATAAACTTTTTCTACTTTTAAATATTATTAATCTGAGTGCTCATTCTGTTGGCAAGTCTGTCGGTGTGTGAACATTCAGATTTGGATTAAACATGCTCGGGACATATGCACGGATGGCAGTACAATTAATTCTATAGCCTACTAATCCATAAAGGAAAGCCATACAAACAAGTAAAATGTATCTTCTCAAAATGTAGTTATATTCAAAAGCCTTTTTTCAATGAAGTGTGTTTTAGTACTGGACAGGGCGGGCCTGTTTTGAACGTTTCACTTTGAGCTCCTATACGAATTCCGTTcctaccatagagatcctattaaattattcGAATTCCAAATTCTATGGTTTCAACCCCCTCTGTGAAATTGGGTTCCACAATTAATAACGTAATCGGAACAATATTAGCCGAATAGAAAGAACAGGTGCACAGTGAATTCACAAGCAGTGAGGTAAAATGGTCGAACTTTAGCCTTCATTCAACACTATCAGTCTTTCTATTAATAACTTCTATTTTATTTCAATTATGTGCAATATAAACACTGAACAGCCATATGCTTCAGATTGCACTGCCTGATTAAAAGAGAGTCAACAGACTAAATGTGTGAGCAAAATGTGGTCTCTGTGAAACGCCTATTGAAACAATTGTTCTTGCTAACCCTACACAGAATCTGAAAAGTGTGGTGTGCAATGTCCACAATTTCAGCATATTTATATTGAACATGGCCCTCATTTAATAAGACAGAGTCCTGCACCATTGTATTATAGCGTTATTCGTTTTTCATATTCAATATTGCCTGCTGAATAActgctgaatgttatcattaaaTGCCTTGCTTCAATGCAATTATTTGCACAGACATGTATGAAAACTGTTCACTTACATTTTATTTTTCTGATTAATTTCACAATAGCATAATTAAGAATCACCCACTCAGTGGGGCTTATAAAGGGAAGCGAAAGCCTGAACCATGCAACCTTCTTTACCACAAATTATTTTTGTAGGTTGGGCAGACTGAACGATCTGAGCATAGATCTGATATTAGATATGGTGAGTAATTTTAATTGCACCAGTCCACTATTTGGTGTGCCCAAATTGATGCGCAATATTCGCAATGATGTTCAAATTTTACTTTGTATTATAGCACATTTCATGTAACCAACGATTTCACTCTGTACCACAATATTTAATTTAAGGTTGCTCTCCCGGTAGCCTACAGTTCACTTGATATTGATTTGACTTCTATCTCAGGGTGGACACTTTCCAGTTCTGTGTCTAGAAGAAAATGTCAATGCATGTTTCCAGAGGATGTTTACAAGAACACACATGTAGCATACACTTCAGTATCATATAGCAAGATGCTGACAGCCTAAACTACGTcaattccacgttggttcaaagtaatttcattgaaatgacgtggaaacaacgtcgATTCAACCAATGTGGGTAATGCCTAAAACCCTGTTTTATTTTATCCAGGGCGAGGACGTCTCTGTTTTTGCATTAGAGGCTATGGGATACATGGCCCTAAACCTGTTCAAAAACATAATATCTTGTCAAATTGAGAATTTAGAGGAATTAGATTATTTCCTCTTGTGTAACCTATAGGTTATATTTCGGGGGGCAGACAGTCGTGGGCATTGGTATTTAATTTAGACACTACAGTTACTTATTTATTCAAATATTTTATGTATCTTTCATAAGACAGAACTAATGCACTCACCACCATTTTATGTTATCTCCAGGTCGGAGGTGATGTTGGGGCATCCTCTGGAGATGGAGGGTCGATTACTGCAGGCAACGCGTCTCTCAAAACATATTTCGATAAGATGAACACCGTCTTGAAACACAAGGTCGGTCCAATATCAAATGCCCTCGAAAATAGACTAATTTAATCTGAGCAAAAGTTCTAGATCACCACTAATTGGATGCATTTCTCTTCCACAACTCACATATGAAACTGGGAACATCCAAGCGCCGTTGTAGTGTCGTTGGATGCGTTGGCGCAGCACTTGCTGTGGTTGAGTTGACTGAGatgtttgtatttattttatgctCTCCAGGAACACAACACATGCGCATGCGAGATCGTGAGAGAGGAGGTTTGCGACAACCTGGTGCATGTCAAGAAATTCCTCGACAGCAGAGTCAAGCCGTGAGGAAGTCAACAGCAGAGTCAAGCCATAAGGAAGAAGCGGTCTGTTGGAGAACCACATAATCATCATTGGAGACATGTGACATGTTCCTGAGGCTGGCTAATAGATTGATGGCTGATAtatttactgactgactgatttatTTATAAACATTGGTTGACTGATATTTATATGTGAAGGctatgtatttatttatgtattcctttatttatttataatacaATTAAATGAAAAATACATGCATCTATTATCATTTTGTTTCTATTCATTCATTTATATATTCAGTCATCCATGCATTCATCCATTCAGTCTTTAATGCATTCATTTGTTTATAGACTTACTTTTTAAAAGGGGCAATCTGAAGTTCAAACAACACCAAAGCGGTCACTCAACCACTATTTTGGTaaatagctgagggatggggttCGAGAAAAGTAACCACGGTCAGAGAGCTATTGATTCAAGTAATGACCATCCAAgagatcaaaattatagttttaactacattttgaagctatacagtgtttaGATTAATATTGTTTCAAACAATGTAATAAAACAAGTATATTTTTGGTTCTGttgaggtaagacagttgaactaaactcatgaggcatttaacattgatatattcttcaagaatcaatgggtagcctgtatataattaattaaaaagtCCATAAATGGATGTAGCAATCGCAGAAAATTCCCCTTTAATGTAGCATGTCCAGGATGATGAAATGTTATAGCATAAGGAATTATGATTTAGGTCATTTTCTAATAAACATACGATAATGTTATCACAACACATTGGCAAATTGTTTTATTCATATAGGCCTGCTAGTCTCTCCTAATGATGAAATATTTGAATGTTAATGTTAGCCTGATTATTCAGATACAGACGTCATAAAATGCTGGCGAATTTCTATTTAATTTCTATTTAATCTTCAGTTATTATCAACAGTTTAATTCAACTGTATAGACATGAATGAGACCATATTAAGTTATTtgtggctcagctggtagagcatggtgcttgcaatgccagtgttgtgggttcaattcccatagcatctgcctctaaccctaggaagctctttgccaccttctcctccctgctgaatcctgtcatatcctcacatggcctctcctatcattgctacgcagacgacacacacaactaatcttctcctttccccttctgataaccaggtggcgaatcgcatctttgcatgtctggcagacatatcagtatggatgacggatcaccacctcaagctgaaccttggcaagacggagctgctcttcctcccggggaaggactgcccgttccatgatctcaccatcacggttgacaactccattgtgtcctcctcccagagtgcgaagagccttggcgtgaccctggacaacaccctgtcgttctccgctaacatcaaggcggtgacccgatcctgtaggttcatgctctacaacattcggagagtacgaccctgccttacacaggaagcggcacaggtcctaatccaggcacttgtcatctcccgtctggattactgcaactcgctgttggctgggctccctgcctgtgccattaaacccctacaactcatccagaatgccgcagcccgtctggtgttcaaccttcccaagttctctcacgtcaccccgctcctccgcacactacactggcttccagtttaagctcgcatctgctacaagaccatggtgcttgcctacggagctgtgaggggaacggcacctccgtaccttcaggctctgatcagtccctacacccaaacgagggcattgcgttcatccacctctggcctgctggctccctacctctgctgaagcacagttcccgctcagcccagtcaaaactgttcgctgctctggcaccccaatggtggaacaagctccctcacgacgccaggacagcggagtcactcaccaccttccggagacatttgaaaccccacctctttaaggaacacctgggataggataaagtaatccttctaccccccttacccccacccccaaaaaaaaaaaaaaaaaatacattgtaaagtggttatcccactggctataaggtgaatgcaccaatttgtgagtcgctctcgataagagcgtctgctaaatgacgtaaatgtaaatgggacaagcaaaaaaaaaaaaaatgtatgt containing:
- the LOC123482511 gene encoding interferon beta-like translates to MALQTITWMSAFLCLAQVCSMPMPCQLQGQLVRTTHNLLRDMGGHFPLECLQHNVFLAFPAAAFATGAPQLSSSGAKAIYDTLKNIDSLFGADDLPTKWDQQKLENFQNIIYRQIEESKCMMGSVDTSDYPIRAEGLNAYFGHIAAVLKEKNFSYCAWEVVRKELLYTLQFILEHNSDSLLWSNRT